Part of the Leptospira langatensis genome is shown below.
CTCCGGGTCCGCGAGAGAATGGTCTACGTTCTTCCTCTGACCTTGTTCTTGATCTTTTTCCTATTGTATTTCAATACCAAATCATATGCAAAGACCTTGATCGTTCTACTTGCAGTACCGTTCTCTCTTGTAGGTGCCGTTGGCCTGCTTTATGTTCTCGATTATAATATCTCCATCGCTGTTTGGGTGGGAATGATCGCTCTCATGGGGCTGGATGCCGAAACAGGGGTGTTTATGCTTCTCTATCTGGATCTATCCTATGACAAGGCTTCCCAGAAGGGAAAGACAAGCACGAGAGAGGGCAGGATAGAGGCAATCGTCCATGGAGCCGCTCATAGGATCCGTCCGAAGATCATGACTGTGCTTGCTGCCATGATGGGCCTTCTTCCGATCATGTGGTCCCAGGGAACAGGCTCCGATATCATGAAACGGATCGCCGCCCCCATGGTAGGAGGACTATTTACCAGTTTTATCCTGGAGTTACTCGTCTATCCTCCCATCTATCTGCTCTGGAAAGAGGGAAGAATCTCTTTCATTGAACTCTTTTCCAAGAAATTTAATAAAAATCTGATAGAGAAGGCTGATAAATATCGGGGTCGCAAAAATTAGTTTTTTATTATTTTACGTTTGACTAAAACTTCATTTAACATATTTCATTAAACGCTATCTTTAAAAAGGAGAGAGGTATGAAAAAACTAATTCTATTTCTTCTAATTTCATTCTTGTATGTAGGGAGTCTTTCCGCATTCACCGAGCTGGACCAGCTACTGATCAACGAGGCAACTACTCCGGATCTGAAAAAGATCGCTAAGGAGTATTTCCTGAAAAAAGCCAAGGACCACAAGGAATTGGCGGACAAATACAAATCCTTAGCGAACACTTCCCATGGTGCGAAAGCGAATACGGATGCTGCCGACAAGAAGAAGTACGAAAAACTCGCAGAAC
Proteins encoded:
- a CDS encoding LIC_10421 family protein; this encodes MKKLILFLLISFLYVGSLSAFTELDQLLINEATTPDLKKIAKEYFLKKAKDHKELADKYKSLANTSHGAKANTDAADKKKYEKLAEHCEKEAAVYKAQADKY